A genome region from Paralichthys olivaceus isolate ysfri-2021 chromosome 6, ASM2471397v2, whole genome shotgun sequence includes the following:
- the dedd gene encoding death effector domain-containing protein isoform X2 yields MTSQQPQLPNAVYPPQLAQNSSAQQARPHLPANQLHSSHSSPNAGSLEHRALTGRPGCSGVSTSSGDVASRNVSASSTNSSLSRRDGGFEPWPEEAVDNSHGLYSLHRMFDIVGAQLTHRDVRVLSFLFVDVIDEYERGGIRSGRDFLLALERQGRCDETNFRHVLQLLRIITRHDLLPYVTLRKRQAVCPDPVDKYLEETSVRYISPRGTAQSKVTAPHRRTDIRLRVRAEYCQHESALQGNVFSNKQEAVERQFERFNQANTILKSRDLGSIICDIKFSELTYLDAFWRDYINGSLLEALKGVFITDSLKQAVGHEAIKLLVNVDEEDYQAGRRKLLCNLVTGGGIPPGGSKDTVS; encoded by the exons ATGACATCACAGCAGCCTCAGCTCCCCAATGCTGTTTATCCTCCCCAGCTTGCCCAGAACTCGTCTGCACAGCAGGCCCGGCCTCATCTTCCGGCCAATCAGCTGCACTCGAGTCATAGCAGTCCAAATGCTGGGTCTCTGGAACACAGAGCACTGACTGGCAGGCCGGGGTGCTCCGGTGTGTCAACGTCCAGTGGAGATGTTGCCAGCAGGAATGTTTCTGCATCCAGCACCAACTCTAGCTTATCCCGAAGAGATGGGGGTTTTGAACCGTGGCCGGAGGAAGCAGTGGATAACTCCCATGGGCTGTACTCACTTCACCGCATGTTTGACATAGTTGGAGCCCAGCTAACACATCGGGATGTGAGGGTACTGTCATTCCTGTTTGTTGACGTGATTGATGAGTATGAGCGTGGTGGCATCAGGAGTGGAAGGGACTTTCTGCTGGCCCTAGAGCGCCAGGGTCGCTGTGATGAGACCAACTTCCGGCACGTTCTCCAGCTTCTAAGGATTATTACCCGCCACGACCTTTTGCCTTATGTCACACTCAGGAAACGGCAGGCTG tgtgtcCAGATCCTGTCGATAAATACCTGGAAGAGACATCAGTACGCTATATTTCACCGAGAGGAACAGCGCAGAGCAAGGTCACGGCACCCCACAGAAGAACAG atATCCGCCTCCGGGTTCGTGCTGAATACTGCCAGCATGAGTCTGCGCTTCAGGGAAACGTATTCTCCAACAAACAAGAGGCAGTGGAGCGACAGTTTGAGCGCTTCAACCAGGCCAACACTATCCTCAAATCCCGAGACTTGGGCTCCATCATCTGCGACATTAAATTCTCAGAGCTCACCTACTTGGATGCTTTCTGGAGAGACTACATCAATGGATCATTGCTAGAAGCCCTTAAAGGGGTCTTTATCACAGATTCCCTCAAACAGGCTGTGGGCCATGAGGCTATAAAACTGTTGGTCAACGTCGACGAGGAAGACTACCAGGCTGGTCGACGCAAACTGCTCTGCAATTTGGTCACAGGGGGAGGGATCCCACCAGGAGGTAGCAAGGACACTGTATCTTAG
- the dedd gene encoding death effector domain-containing protein isoform X1 produces MTSQQPQLPNAVYPPQLAQNSSAQQARPHLPANQLHSSHSSPNAGSLEHRALTGRPGCSGVSTSSGDVASRNVSASSTNSSLSRRDGGFEPWPEEAVDNSHGLYSLHRMFDIVGAQLTHRDVRVLSFLFVDVIDEYERGGIRSGRDFLLALERQGRCDETNFRHVLQLLRIITRHDLLPYVTLRKRQAVCPDPVDKYLEETSVRYISPRGTAQSKVTAPHRRTGPQPVICCSPSGPHVGPPRIKPAPPVSNRKRKRSHSSADCREKQTCDIRLRVRAEYCQHESALQGNVFSNKQEAVERQFERFNQANTILKSRDLGSIICDIKFSELTYLDAFWRDYINGSLLEALKGVFITDSLKQAVGHEAIKLLVNVDEEDYQAGRRKLLCNLVTGGGIPPGGSKDTVS; encoded by the exons ATGACATCACAGCAGCCTCAGCTCCCCAATGCTGTTTATCCTCCCCAGCTTGCCCAGAACTCGTCTGCACAGCAGGCCCGGCCTCATCTTCCGGCCAATCAGCTGCACTCGAGTCATAGCAGTCCAAATGCTGGGTCTCTGGAACACAGAGCACTGACTGGCAGGCCGGGGTGCTCCGGTGTGTCAACGTCCAGTGGAGATGTTGCCAGCAGGAATGTTTCTGCATCCAGCACCAACTCTAGCTTATCCCGAAGAGATGGGGGTTTTGAACCGTGGCCGGAGGAAGCAGTGGATAACTCCCATGGGCTGTACTCACTTCACCGCATGTTTGACATAGTTGGAGCCCAGCTAACACATCGGGATGTGAGGGTACTGTCATTCCTGTTTGTTGACGTGATTGATGAGTATGAGCGTGGTGGCATCAGGAGTGGAAGGGACTTTCTGCTGGCCCTAGAGCGCCAGGGTCGCTGTGATGAGACCAACTTCCGGCACGTTCTCCAGCTTCTAAGGATTATTACCCGCCACGACCTTTTGCCTTATGTCACACTCAGGAAACGGCAGGCTG tgtgtcCAGATCCTGTCGATAAATACCTGGAAGAGACATCAGTACGCTATATTTCACCGAGAGGAACAGCGCAGAGCAAGGTCACGGCACCCCACAGAAGAACAG GTCCTCAGCCAGTCATTTGCTGTTCCCCGTCAGGACCCCATGTTGGCCCTCCCCGAATAAAGCCAGCTCCCCCTGTATCAAATCGCAAACGGAAGAGAAGTCATTCCTCAGCTGACTGCAGAGAGAAGCAAACATGTg atATCCGCCTCCGGGTTCGTGCTGAATACTGCCAGCATGAGTCTGCGCTTCAGGGAAACGTATTCTCCAACAAACAAGAGGCAGTGGAGCGACAGTTTGAGCGCTTCAACCAGGCCAACACTATCCTCAAATCCCGAGACTTGGGCTCCATCATCTGCGACATTAAATTCTCAGAGCTCACCTACTTGGATGCTTTCTGGAGAGACTACATCAATGGATCATTGCTAGAAGCCCTTAAAGGGGTCTTTATCACAGATTCCCTCAAACAGGCTGTGGGCCATGAGGCTATAAAACTGTTGGTCAACGTCGACGAGGAAGACTACCAGGCTGGTCGACGCAAACTGCTCTGCAATTTGGTCACAGGGGGAGGGATCCCACCAGGAGGTAGCAAGGACACTGTATCTTAG